The stretch of DNA GACACATTGAACAGGCCGGCGCCGTCGCCGCCGGTGCCGCAGGTGTCGACCAGGCGTTCGGGCGCCACCTCGACCGGCACGGCGAATTCACGCATGACCTGCGCCGCGGCGGCGATTTCCACCACCGTCTCGCCCTTCATGCGCAGCGCCACCAGCAGGCCGCCGATCTGCGCCGGCGTGGCCTCACCGCTCATTATCGAGCGCATGGCGGCCGCCATCTGGGCCTGATCCAGGTCTGTGCCCGCCACCACGCGGGCCAGCGCCGCCGCCACGCTCATGCCGCGCCCGCAGTGATCTTCAGGAAATTGGCCAGCAGCGCATGGCCGTGCTGGGTCAGGATGGACTCGGGGTGAAACTGCACGCCCACCACCGGCAGCGTGCGGTGGCGCAGGCCCATGATCTCGTGCGGCCGGCCGTCCGGGTGGCAGGTCCAGGCGGTGACTTCCAGGCACTGCGGCAGGCTGGCCCACTCGACCACCAGCGAGTGGTAGCGGGTGGCCGTGAAGGGGCTGGGCAGGCCCGCGAACAGCCCCTCGCCGGTGTGCGTGACCGGCGAGGTCTTGCCGTGCATGACCTGATCGGCACGGATCACCCGCCCGCCGAAGGCCTGGCCGATGGCCTGATGACCCAGGCATACGCCCAGGATCGGCACCCGCCCGGCGAAGCGATGAATCAGCTCGAGCGAAATGCCGGCTTCGGTCGGCGTGCACGGCCCCGGCGAGATCACGATGTGCTGCGGCGCCAGGCGTTCGATCGCATCCACGTCGATGCAGTCGTTGCGTTCGGTGCGCACGTCCACGCCCAGCTCACCCAGGTACTGCACCAGGTTGTAGGTGAACGAATCGTAGTTGTCGAGCATGAGTAACATATTACATGTAATCTATTGATCTATAAATTAAATATTCGTCTATATGGCGCATATTACTCACATCGTTATACACATTGGCGCCAGATTCCAGTGGAACAAGCGCCGAAAATACCGCCGCAACCAGCGGCAGCCCGCACAGGAAGCAACACCGCATCGCGTTTTACCACGGACCTCCTGCTAGCCGTCTACCGTAGTAGCACGTCCTGCGCTTGCCTCGTTGGCGCCTGCGACCATCACGAAAACGGCTCACTCCTCCGACCGCGCGGTCATGGCCATCACTCGCTCCATGAACCGCTTCATGGGCTCCGAGGGTTCCCCTTGGCGGCGCAGCAGGTAGGTAGAGAGCATCGGTGGCGTACCGGCCAGGGGACGAATGGAGATGTCCGGCCGCTGCAGCGTCTGCACGTGCGAGGCGATGGCGAAGCCGATACCGTAGCCGGCGCCGACCAGGGTCAACATCACGCCCAGGCTGGTCACCTCATCGACCACCCTGAGCAGCGTGCCCGCGTCCTGCAGCACCGCCTGGATCTGATGGCGGCAGCCCGATCCCGAATCGGGATGGCACAGAACCAGCGGGAATTTCAGGGCTTCGGCCAGCGGCACCTGCACGTGTGCCAGCAAGGGATGGCGTGCGGGCAGGATCACCGACAGCGGATCGGTCCACACCGGCTCGGCGACGAGGCCATCATGCACCGCGTTTGACAACGCAAAGCCGATGTCCAGCAGATCGTTGCGCAGCACGTTCAGTTGCTGCGCGAACGGCAGGTCGAAGACGCGAATCTCCAGCTCGGGATCATCCTCGCGGCTGCGCGCCAGCAAGGTGGCGATGCGGGGCTGCGCCAAGCTGTCGCAGAAGCCGATGCGCAGATGGGCTTGGTAGCCCTGCGCCGCCGCCTTGGCGCTCCTGACCGCCTGCTCCACGGCGGCCTGCACGCGCCGGCATTCGCCGAGGAACACCTGGCCCGCCCAGGTCAGCCGCGTCCGGCGGGTGCCGCGGTCGAACAGCTGCACGCCAAGCTGGCTTTCCAGATCGCGCATCGCACGCGACAGAGGCGATTGTGCGATGCCCAGGCGCTCGGCTGCACGGGCCAGATGCAGTTCTTCCGCAACTGCGACGAAGTAACGCAGCAATCTGAAATCCACGGCCGCCTCCTGTCTGTCTTTTTCTCCTTCGGCCTCGGGCGCCACATCTCCATCTACATTCCCGTCAGCACCTCCTTCGTTTGCATCGCGTCGAAGCAGTCATCCCCGTCGGGAACGGGCTCGTCGCCGACGCTCGTGTGACAGGCCGGCGCACCAACCCCGGGCATTGAATGCCCAAGGTCCCGGTGCTGCTGCCATACCATGCCGGGACAGGCAGCCAAGCAACGTGGCACAGGCCTTCCCTGCGAATCGGGGCTACGAAGACGATGCCGCATCCGCGACGCCGAAAAATCCGTCGATGTGCCGGGCACTGCGCACGAACATCGCTGGTGTCGCGATCGGTGCAGCCCACCGCGCTTACCTCGCTTGGACGAAGACAATAATGGAATTATTCGCAATTATCCGCCAAGGCTACACGGAATGGACAACCGGCCTTGCGTTGGACAGTCGCCCCCCCGTGCCGACGACACAAGGCCGGAGGGCGGCGATTGCCAAGCCTCTGTGACCGGCATCGCCGCCGGGAAGCACCCATGCAGTTCCCTACAGTCAGAGGAATGGACTCCGTACGTTTGGGGGAAATACATGAACTTACGCCATCTTCGCTGTTTCATCGCCGTAGCCGAGGAGTTGCACTTCGGCCGGGCGGCGCGGCGGCTGCATGTGGAGCAGTCGCCCCTGTCGCGCACGATTCGCCAACTGGAGGCGGACCTGGGCGTAGCGCTGCTGGAGCGCAGGTCGCGGACCATGCGCCTGACTCCGGCCGGGCAGGCGTTCCTGGAGGAGGCCCGGCGCGTGCTGCTGGCCTTTGAGCACGCCCGGACCAAGGCGCGTGCGGTCGCGGCGGGACACCGGGACACCCTGCGCATCGCCCTGGCCGGCGGCGTCGGGCCGGCCCGCCTGTCGGCACTGCTCGCCCTGTGCCGGGAGGAGGCGCCGGAAGTGGGCATCCGGCTGTTCGAGGCGCCGCTGTCGCAGGTGGTGGGCGGGCTGGGCAACGGCCTGTACGACGCCGCCTTTGCGATGGCCGGCGAGATGCAGGCCGGACTGGTCGCCATACCGGTGTGGCAAGACCCGCTCGTGGTGGCCATACCCACGCGACACCCCTTGCTGGCGCACAAGCGGGTACCGCTGGACGAGGTGGTGGGCTACCCGCTGGTGCTGTGCCACCCGCAGGCTTGTCAGGAGTGCAGCCGGCAATGCGAGCGCCTGCTGCGCCTGGTGGAGACACCGCCGGTCGTGGCCGAGTACGTGACGACCCACTCGTTGATGCTGGCCCTGGTGGCGGCCGGCTATGGCGTGGGATTTTCCACCGCGGCCCACGCGGTGGCATGCCGGCAGGCGGACGTGATCGTCCGGCCGCTGGACGAAGATTCGGCGGCGTTGACGACCTACCTGCTACATCCCGAGGGCGCGATGTCGGAGCCGCTGCGCCACTTCATCGACCGTGCTCAGCGTGTCGGCCATATGCCGTTGGATACGCAACGGCTCGCATGAGGCTGCTTCAGGCGGGTTGACCGATTCCATTTTGGTCAAAGCGCCAGACCTGTTTTGCCACAGCGGGATTCCATTGGCTGTGCACGGGCGCGCTGCACTCAGGCGTTGCTCGCGCTTGCCGTTGGCATCCTGCGAGCAACTTCGCATGCCCATCGTGGCGCGTCACAGCGAAGACGCGCGGCGCAACAGTGCTTGCCGTATGCGCATCGGCTCTGGGGTGTCGAGCCGATCGCGCTTTACTGGGCATTTTGCCCTGCAGAGACTCCGGCTCGGTCATCCGGGTGAGGCACGACGCCCGCGAACGATGCGGGGTGACAGCCTGTTTCGCGGCTTGTGAATCGTGAGCGTTGGGGCCATGCGGGGCAAGGCGCCCATCCCGCAACAAACCGGCGGCATCGCCGCTGCCCTGGTCTTCGCCGCTTCGCCAGCCACGCGTTTCTCCCGGAGATTCCAGGACCGCCACGCACCCCGCCGGTACGGCGGGTGCGCGGCGTGGACTCGGTGCGATGACGAATGGAGGCGCGCGATATGCCGAAGTCGAGCAGCCTGGCCGATGGCGCCAAGACCTACTACCGCCCGATCGAGGCGGCAATCCGCTGGAGCGGATTGCTGCGCTTCGAGCGGCGCATCCTGGCGACCTTGGGACAGCGGCCTCTGCCGGAGGCAATGGAGTTTCCGCGCTGGCCGATGCTGCGGTTGAACGCCGAAAGAATCTTCGATGCGCTGGCTCACGGCGA from Immundisolibacter sp. encodes:
- a CDS encoding LysR family transcriptional regulator; this translates as MNLRHLRCFIAVAEELHFGRAARRLHVEQSPLSRTIRQLEADLGVALLERRSRTMRLTPAGQAFLEEARRVLLAFEHARTKARAVAAGHRDTLRIALAGGVGPARLSALLALCREEAPEVGIRLFEAPLSQVVGGLGNGLYDAAFAMAGEMQAGLVAIPVWQDPLVVAIPTRHPLLAHKRVPLDEVVGYPLVLCHPQACQECSRQCERLLRLVETPPVVAEYVTTHSLMLALVAAGYGVGFSTAAHAVACRQADVIVRPLDEDSAALTTYLLHPEGAMSEPLRHFIDRAQRVGHMPLDTQRLA
- a CDS encoding LysR substrate-binding domain-containing protein; the protein is MDFRLLRYFVAVAEELHLARAAERLGIAQSPLSRAMRDLESQLGVQLFDRGTRRTRLTWAGQVFLGECRRVQAAVEQAVRSAKAAAQGYQAHLRIGFCDSLAQPRIATLLARSREDDPELEIRVFDLPFAQQLNVLRNDLLDIGFALSNAVHDGLVAEPVWTDPLSVILPARHPLLAHVQVPLAEALKFPLVLCHPDSGSGCRHQIQAVLQDAGTLLRVVDEVTSLGVMLTLVGAGYGIGFAIASHVQTLQRPDISIRPLAGTPPMLSTYLLRRQGEPSEPMKRFMERVMAMTARSEE
- a CDS encoding aminodeoxychorismate/anthranilate synthase component II, which encodes MLLMLDNYDSFTYNLVQYLGELGVDVRTERNDCIDVDAIERLAPQHIVISPGPCTPTEAGISLELIHRFAGRVPILGVCLGHQAIGQAFGGRVIRADQVMHGKTSPVTHTGEGLFAGLPSPFTATRYHSLVVEWASLPQCLEVTAWTCHPDGRPHEIMGLRHRTLPVVGVQFHPESILTQHGHALLANFLKITAGAA